Part of the Variovorax sp. PAMC 28711 genome is shown below.
GAATTGCGTGTTGTCGGAGAAGTGAAACCTGTACCAGGGCGTCAAGGGCACCAGTCGCACGTGGTCTTCGAACTTTTCCCCGAACAAGCCGAACAGTTCTTCGAACAGAAACGGCGCGGTGATGACAGTGGGCCCGGCATCGTGCCTGAAGCCGTTGCGTTCGAAGACCTGCGCCCGCCCACCGAGACCGGCGCATCGATCGATGAGCGAGACCTCGTAGCCTTTGGCGCGCAGGCGCAGCGCTGCCGCAATGCCGCCAAAACCGGCGCCGACCACGATGGCTTTCATTCGATGGCTCTCAATTTTTCATGAAACTGCATGGCGATGGTGTGGAGGGCACCCCCGGCATGAAAAGGCAGTTCTGCGCTGGCCGAGGCGGCGAGCTGAAGATGTTGCAAGCCGATCTGCGCAGCTACATTCCTGGCGTCGGCGCGGGTCATGTCGGCCTGCAGGACCAACACGATGTTGCAGGCATTGGCATGGGCATCGCCCTGCTGCCATCGACTTTCCAGGGCGTGGCGTGCGGCGTCGTCTTCGACGTCCAGCAAGTCGTCGTAGATCTGGTAGCCCAGCGCGAATTGTTCGGCGGCGTGGCGCGCTTGGCCCAGTGCGCGATGCTGGCCAGCGGCGACAAGCGCCAATTCCGTCGGAAGACTGAGCAGGGCCCCGGATTTGGTCAATGCGATCTTCTCGAAATCGTGGGTCGTCGCCCCGTTGCCCGGGGGCGGTCCGAATTCGGCGCATTGGCCGCGGACGGCGTCGCGCACGCAGGCGTGCACGAGGGCGAAAAGTTCCGGCAGGCAGGCCACCCGGTCGAATTGCGAGAGCGCCAGATAGGACGCAGAAAGCAGCAGGTCGCCAGCGCAGATCGCGACCTCGTCGCCGAATCTGTGCCACACGCTGGCCTGTCCCCGGCGGTGGGTGTCGCGGTCCTGCAGGTCATCGTGGACCAGCGAGGCGTTGTGCAGCAGTTCGCACGTGGCCGCCAAGGTCTCGCTGTCCTTTCGACCCAGGCCCAGGCTATTGCCGGCGTGCAAAGCCAGCGTGGCCCTCACACGCCGCCCACCCGACGCCAGGTGATACAGGGCTGCGACGACCGCCTGGCAGGGCGCGTCGGCGTCGAACGCGTCGTTGCTGCGAACGACGGTCAGCATCCGTCGTTCGAGCGCGACGAGCGCTTCATCCGTGACCCGACCGACGGGCACCGGACGCAAATCAGCCAAGGTCGGCATGGGAGGCATCCTGGTCACGAGGTCGAAGCTCTCGCCTCGACCCCCTGTTGGGCCCTCAGGCCTTCGTCTTCTCGGATTCGCTGACCGCAACCGACCAGATGATCAAGCCGAAGGCAATCTTGTTCAACACGTCAGCGGCGTTGTAGATGATGTTGAGCGCGTTGGCACTGTCGGCAGCAGTGGCGCCGGTCAGGTAGCCGAAGTAGTAGCCGATCGGATAGATCGCCCACCCGAACGTCACGATCAGGCGCATCGTATTGAAGGCCGACCGGACCGACGGCGGTGCATCGGTTGCGCTGATTTTTCCGGCTTGACCGAAAAAGATCTCGTAGAGGATGAACGCCCAGCCCGCCATGCCGATGATGAATGCCGGCCAGGCGGAGAGATACCTCGCTTCACCCAGGTAGCCACCGATCAGCATCACCAGCGTGCCGATGATCAGGCGCCAGAAAATCCCGCTTTGGACTTTGGTGATCGCAGCCAGGATCAGATAAAACTCGATCATCAACAAAGGCACCGTGATGAGCCAGTCGATGTAGCGGAAGACCGTAGGCGTCGAACCGGTGGTCACCCAGACTTCGCGCATGTAGAAGTAGTGCACCGCAGCCACCAGCGTGACCAGCCCCGACACCGTGAGCGAAGTCTTCCATTTGGCCGACACTCGGTCGCGCTCAAGGAAAAAGAATGCCGTCGAGGCGATCAGTGCCATCGAAATGATCCAGAACGAAATGCCGACGAAGTCGTCTTGCTTCAGCGTCTCGCTCGTGGCTGCCTGCGTAGCGCGCGAGGCCACTGCCAGGGCGGCCCCGACCAGCGCGGTTCCCATGGCCGCCAACCTTCTCTTGTGCCAGAACCCTTCCGGCGAATTCATCACGTTGTTCATGGTGTCTCTTGAGTAAGTGAGCAAGGCGCTCGTTGAACATCGGGCGGCGGAGCGCGCTTCGCGGCACTCCGCCGCCGCGCGAGTTATTGAGGAATCAATACGGCATCGATCACGTGAATGACGCCGTTGGTGCATTCGATGTCGGTCTGGGTCACGGTCGACTTGCCATTGAGCTTGACGCCGCCCTGGGTGCCGATCGCGAGTTCGGCGCCGTTGACCGTCTTGGCCGACTGGCCGTCCATCGTCATCACATCTGCGGCCATGACCTTGCCGGCGACCACGTGGTAAGTCAGGATGCCGGTCAGCGTGGGGATGTCCTTGAGCAAGCTTTCCACCGTGCCTGCAGGCAGCTTGGCAAAGGCCTCGTCGGTCGGCGCAAAAACGGTGAACGGGCCTGGGCCCTTGAGCGTGTCGATGAGATTGGTGGCGGTCAATGCCGCAGCGAGGGTCTTGAAACTTCCGGCCGCAACGGCGGTGTCAATGATGTCGTGCATGGTTTGCTTTCTGATGGGAGTGAATACGTTCAGCGATGGCCGAACAAGATGCGGTGCGAGACATTCAGTCCTGCACCTGCGAACCGGCTGGCTCACCACGAACGGGTGGAGCCAATCGGCGTGACGCTGGATGGCGATGGCCGGGAGACACATCGACCGGCGGACGCTGCCTTCGCCAGAGCGGGCGGACGCGCAAAAAGAGCTGGTACGCCGCTTCGAGCAGCACAGGAAAAGGCCCGGCCGACGCCAAGCGACCTGCCCAGGCGAAGCGCGGCAATGTGCGCCACAAGAGCGCGAATCCCCGGGTGCCATCGACCAACACGCCGTCCCGACGTCGAACGTGAATGCGCGCGAGCGCCAGGTTCCGCGATAGCCCGGGCCCGAAGTCGGATTCAGGGCATGTGGCCGCGTCGATCCAGGCACATCGATCGGCGCCTGTTTGGCGCCGATACATCGCGATTTCCCGCGAGCAGACCGGGCAGCTGCCGTCGAAATAAATGGTGAGCTCTTCGCTGCGCTGCCCTGCGGCCGGAGCGCAGTCGAGGAGTGGTTTCGTTGACATGCATCGAGTGTAGGTCGATCTTTCAAAACGAAACGTATATGAAACAGAAATATCGACTTAAACGCTCATGTTTGCGTTTCAATACCGTGTCAAACACGTTGGCACACAATATCTGGAATGAATGAACATCCGAAAAAGGACGCCATGAACGCATCGAACTCCGCTGATCGGTCGGACGCAAAAACGCTGATGCGCAGCGGAACCGCAGCTCGCCTCGCCGGACTTTCCCCCTCGACACTGCGCATCTGGGAGCACCGGTATGGCGTGGTCGCGCCTCCCAAGACCACCTCCGGCCAGCGCACGTACTCCATGCAGGACATCGAGCGCCTGCGGCTCGTCAAGCGGCTCACGCTGGAGGGCCATGCGGTCGGGACGGTGGCGCGTCTCGATATCGATGCGCTTGTCGCGCTTTCTGCGGGCAGCCAGACCGCTTTACAAGGCGCGCAGAAGGTTTTCGTCGTCGGTCAGTCCGCCGCGAGGAAGCTCGAAGGCCGACTGCGACCCGTGCCGGCTCAGGTGTTCGACGACCTGGCGCACGCGCAACTCGAAGTGGCCGTTGCCGGTGCCGCCGATGTGCTGGTGATTCACGTGCCTTCACTGGACGCGTCCATACCGGAGCGCCTGATGACACTGAAGGCCAGCCTGCCCGCCGCCCATGTCATCGTGGTCTATACCTTTGGCACGGAAGCGCTCGCCGAAGCCCTGCGCACGGCCGGCATGACGGTGTGCCGCGAGCCGGTGTCCGGCAAGGAGTTGGCACGGCTGATCAGTGCATCGAGACCGGTGGTGCCATCGGTTGCAAGCAAAACCCCTGCGGACAGCAGGCGCTTCAGCGATGCCGAACTGGTGACGCTGACGGAGATGCCGTCGATGGTCGCCTGCGAGTGCCCGCGTCATCTGGCCGAGATCGTCACGTTGCTGGTGGGCTTCGAGCTTTACAACACGCAATGCGCTGTGCGAAATCCGAACGACGCCGCATTGCATCGCCATCTTCATGAAGTCACGGGCGCAGCCAGAACGCTGCTGGAGCAGGCGCTGGCGCGTGTGGTGATCGAAGAAGGGCTTGTGGTGTAGCGGCACGGCTGTTGCCGAGCGATCGACTCGGGCATGCAAAAACAAAAAGTTCGCGATGGTGAATACTGTATAAAAATACAGTCATTCAACCATCATGGGCCTCCCTTCCTTCGATCCTTCCTCCGTGTCCTCCGGGCACAACGTCTGGCGCGGCGATGCGCTGGGCAGTGCCGACGCGCAGGTGCTCGGCACGGGGCACGGCGCGCTCGATGCCGAGCTGCCGGGGGGCGGCTGGCCGGTCGGGGCCATGACGGAGGTGCTGCAGTCCTCACCCGAATCGCATGTGTGGCAGCTGTTGCTGCCCGCGCTGGCGAAGGCGGTCGACACGCGGGGCGGGCCGGTGGTGCTGGTCGGCGCGCCGCACGAGCCTTTCGGGCCGTCGCTGGCCGCCGCGGGCCTGCCGGTGGAGGCGCTGATGTGGGTGCGCAGCGAGGCCTCGGCGGCACGGCTCTGGGCCTGTGAGCAGGCTTTGCGTTGCGCCGACGTGGCGGCCGTGCTGGCCTGGTTGCCGCAAGCGCGCGTGGGGGAATTGCGGCGCTTGCAGCTGGCGGCAGCGCAGCACGAGGGGGTGCTTTTCGTGTTCCGGCCCGAGTCGGTCGCGCAGTCGGCATCGCCTGCGCGCTTGCGCCTGCAGGTGGTGTCGGCCGGGGGCGGGCAGATGGACGTGCATTTGCTCAAGCGCCGGGGGCCGCCGCTGGCAGCGCCGCTCACCTTGCCGGCGCGCAACGAACGGCTGACCGCGCTGCTGGCCGCCAGCCAGCTGCGCCGCAAGGCGCGTGGGCAGCAGCAGGGCGTGGCGCCGGTCGAATCCGGTTCGACGGTGGTGCGCCTCGACCTGCGCAGAAAGGAGGCGTCGCATGCACTGGATCGCACTTCGATGGCAGCCTGAAGCCGGGCAGCCCTTGCCGCCCCTCGATGCGCTCGGTTGGTGGGCGCTGCAATTCACGCCGCGCGTCGCCTGGCTCGACGAAGGCCTGCTGCTCGAAGTGGAAGCGTGCGAGCGCCTGTGGGGCGGCAAGCGCGCGTTGATGCGGCAAATCCAGGCCTCCAGCCCGGCCGAGGCGCCCATCCAGCAGGCGCAGGGCGCGACCAGCCTGATCGCATTGGCGCGGCTGCGCTTGTACGCGGCGGGCGTCCAGCCACCGGCCGATGTGCCGGTGGCGTTGCCCTTGCACACGCTGAGCGCGGCGCGCGGCCATCTCGACGTGCTGGAACGCCTCGGCTGCCGCACCTGGGGCGACGTGGCGCGGCTGCCGCGCGGCGGGCTGGCGCGGCGTTTCGGCAAGACGCTGCGCGAGGCGCTCGACGTGGCCTGGGGCCTGGCGCCCGAGCAGCACCGCTGGCTCACGCTGCCCGATGTGTTCGAACAAAAGCTCGAACTGCCCGCGCTGGCCGAAGGTGCGCCCGAACTCATGTGGTCGGCCAATCGCCTGCTCGCCGCGCTGCAGATCTGGCTGCGCGCCCGCCAGCGCGGTGCGGTGGCGCTCGAACTGGAATGGACGCTCGACCTGAAGCGCTACAACGGCGTCGACCTGCCGCCGCACCAGAGCATCACGGTGCGCACGGCCGAGCCGACGCAGGACATGGCGCATCTGCGTCGCCTCATGAGCGAGCGGCTGGCGCTCACGCAGCTCGCCGCGCCCGCCAGCTGGCTGCGGCTGCGCACGCTCGAAACCTCGGCCTGGGCCGGCGCCAGCACGAGCTTCCTGCCCGAAGACAACCGCAAGGGCGACAAGCTGCACGAGCTGGTCGAGCGGCTCAGTGCCCGGCTGGGTGCGCAGCAGGTCGTCGTGCAGGTCGCGCAGGCCGACCACCGGCCCGAAGCGATGCAGGGCTGGCGACCCGCCCTGACCCCGAGCCGCAGCCCACCCGCGGTGCAGCCCGACAGCCTCTATCCGCCGTGGCTCCTGCGCCAGCCCGTGCCCCTCGAAATGCGCGGCGATCATCCGCATTACCGCGGCAAGCTGCGTCGGCTGGTCGGCCCGCAGCGCTTCAAGACGGGCTGGTGGGACGCGGTGGAACAAGCCGACCATTCGCCATCGGTGCGCGACTACTACATCGCGGAAAGTCCCGGGGCCGGCCTGTTGTGGATCTACTGCGAGCGCCCCTTCGAGGCGCAGGAAGGCCAGCACGGCCACCGCTGGTACCTGCAGGGGCTCTATGCCTGAACTCAGCGACAAGCAACTGGCCGCGCGCCAGCCGTCCAAGCTGCACGTGCTGCCCGTGCGCGAGCCGGTGCTTGTGCCGCCGGCCCGGTTGCCCGACTACGCGGAGCTGCATTGCCTGAGCAACTTCAGCTTCCAGCGCGGCGCGTCGCACCCCGAGGAACTGGTCGCCCGCGCCTACCAGCTGGGCTATCGGGCGGTGGCGATCACCGACGAGTGTTCGGTCGCCGGCATCGTGCGGGCCCATCTGGCCAAGCGCGAGCATGAAGAGGCGCTCAACGAATTCGAGCGAGACCACCCGGACGAACCCCGGCAGTCGCGCAACCCGGATCTGCGCGTGCTGTTCGGCAGCGAATTCGACTTCGGCCGCTTCAGGCTGGTGGCCATCGCGCACGACCTCGAAGGCTGGGGCAACCTGTGCGAGTTCATCACCGCCGCACGCACCACCGAAGCGCCCAAGGGCGAATACCAGGTCGACTGGGAGGCCAGCGACGTGGCCTCGTTGCAGCGCTGCGAGGTGCTGTTCGTGCCACGCCGCCACCCAGGAATGGCGATGGACATGGAAGCCACGCGCGCCGATGTGGAAAAGGCCGTCGCCCTGTTCGCCTCGCAACTCTGGATCGCCGTCGAGCTGCTCGATGAACTCGACGACGACCTCTGGCTGGCCGCGCTGCAGACGCTGGCGGCGCAAACCGGCGTCCCGCTGGTGGCCAGCGGCGACGTGCACATGCACCTGCGTTCGCGCAAGCCGCTGCAGGACGTGGTCACTGCCATCCGCGAAGGCCGGCCGGTGGCCGATTGCGGCTTTGCGCTGCAACCCAACGCAGAACGCCACCTGCGCTCGCGCCGGCGGCTGGCCGACCTGTACCCGCCCGACATGCTCGCCAACACGCTGGTGGTGATGGAGCGCTGCCGCTTCGATCCCGACGTGATCCGCACCACCTACAAGTACCCGCTCGAACTCGTCGGCGGCGGCGAAACGCCGACAGAAACGCTGGTGCGGCGCACCTGGGAAGGCGCAGCGGGGCGCTATCCCGCGGGCATTCCCGACAAGGTGCGGCGCCAGTTGCACCACGAGCTCGACCTCATTGCCGAGCTCGAATACGAGATGTTCTTTCTGACGGTCGAAGACATCGTGCGCTTCGCGCGCGAGAAAAAAATCCTCTGCCAGGGCCGCGGCTCCTCGGCCAATTCGGCGGTCTGCTATTGCCTGGGCATCACCGCGATCAACCCCATGGTCGGCAACATGCTGTTCGAGCGCTTCCTCTCGCGCGAGCGAAAGGAGGCGCCCGACATCGACGTCGACTTCGAGCACCAGCGGCGCGAAGAAGTCATCCAGTACATCTACAACAAGTACGGCCGGGAGCGCGCCGCCATCGCCGCTGTCGTCATCCGCTACCGCACGCGCAGCGCGCTGCGCGACGTGGGCCGTGCGCTCGGCATCGACGAGCGACTCATCGATGCGTTCGCGAGCGACCACCACTGGTTCGACACCGACATCCTCGACACGCGCCTCGAGGAAGCGATGGCGGTCGCCAGCGTGCGCGAGAGCACGCTGCGCCTTCGCCAATGGCTGGCGCTCACGCAGCAGATCAAGGGCTTTCCGCGTCACCTGAGCCAGCATGTGGGCGGCTTCGTGCTCACGCAGACCAAGCTCACCCGGCTGGTGCCGGTAGAGAAAGCGTCGATGAAAGACCGCTCGGTCATCCAGTGGGAAAAGGACGATCTCGAAGCCATGGGCATGCTGAAGGTCGACGTGCTCGCGCTCGGCATGCTGAGCGCCATCCGGCGCTCGCTCGACTTCGTCAACCAGTGGCGCGGCAGCACGCTCGAGATGCACCAGGTGCCCGACGACGACGCCGAGGTCTACGACATGATCTGCGACGCCGACACGGTCGGTGTGTTCCAGATCGAGAGCCGCGCGCAGATGTCGATGCTGCCGCGGTTGCAACCGCGCGTTTATTACGACCTGGTGGTCGAGGTGGCCATCGTGCGGCCCGGGCCGATCCAGGGCGGCATGGTGCATCCGTACCTGAAGAACCGCGAGAAGGAGCGCAAGGGCATTGCCATCGAATACCGCTATCCGGCGCTCAAGGTGGCGCTCGGCCGCACGCTCGGCGTGCCGATCTTCCAGGAGCAGGTGATGCAGATCGCGATGATCGCGGCGAGCTTCACGCCCGACCAGGCCGACCGCCTGCGCCGCGCGATGGCCGCCTGGAAGCGCAGCGGCGGCATCGACAAGTTCAAGAAGCAGCTGGTCGAAGGCATGATCGAAAACGGCTACGACCGGCCGTTTTCGGAAGCCATCTTCAAGCAGTGCGAAGGCTTCGGCGAGTACGGTTTTCCGGAGAGCCATGCGGCCAGCTTCGCGCTGCTGGTGGTGGTGAGTTGCTGGCTCAAGTACCACGAGCCTGCGTGTTTCCTGGCCGCGATGCTCGATTCGCAGCCGATGGGTTTCTATTCGCCCTCGCAGCTGTTGCAGGACGCGCGGCGCCATGGCGTCGAGGTGCGGCCGGTCGACGTGACGGTGAGCGAACTCGACTGCACGATCGAAGCGCGCTCGGCCGGCGAGCCCGACGTCGATCCGCGCTTTCTGAACCGTTCCGGGCGCCCCGATCAACCCGCGGTGCGCCTCGGCCTGCGCCGCATCGTGGGCCTGAGCGAGGCCGGCGCTGAACGCCTGCTGGAAGCCCGTGGCCAGGCGCCCTTCACCAGCACCGAAGACCTCGCCGTGCGCGCGGGGCTCGAGGGCAAGGACATGGCCGCGCTGGCCGGCGCCGACGCATTGATGGCGCTGTCGGGGCACCGTCGGCAACAGGTGTGGGACGCCACAGCACAACGCCGTTCACCCGCCTTGCTCAAGGGTGTTCCCATCCTCGAGCACGCACTGCAACTGCCCGCGGCGCCCGAGGGCGAAGAAATCGTCGGCGACTACGCTTCGCTGCGACTCACGCTGCGCAGCCACCCGCTCAAGCTGCTGCGCCCGCGGCTCGCGCGCATGAAGCTCTTGAGCGCGAACGAGTTGCTCGCGTTGCCCCATGGCGTGACGGCGCGCGCCTGCGGCATCGTGATGGGGCGGCAGCGCCCGCAAACGGCCAAGGGCACGATCTTCGTCACGCTCGAAGACGAGACCGGCAACGTCAACGTGATCGTCTGGAACAGCGTGGTCGAGGCCTGGCGCGGACCGTTGCTGCAGTCGCATCTGCTGGCGGTGCAGGGCACCTGGCAGCGCGACACCGCGACCGGCGGCAAGGTGTGCCACCTGGTCGCGACCGGCTTCAAGGATTTGACCCCGCTGATGGGCCGGCTGGCGCACAACCACACGAGCCGCGACTTCCATTAGCCCTTAACCTTTCGCCCCATGCTCGCTCCCCTCGAACACGACATCCCGCCTGCTGCACCGGCGCTCGGCCGCATCCATGCGCGCCGCTTGCGCGAGGTGTACCGCTCGTCCGGCTGGCCGTGTTGCGATGCGATCGAGGTCGACCTGCTCGCAGCCGGCCTGCTCGAACGCGTGCGCTCGGGGCTCGGCCACGAAACCCTGCGCGTGACCGATGCCGGCATCGCGCACATCGCGAGCTCGCTGGTGGTCAACCGGGCAGCGATGTCGGCGCACGAGGCGCTGGTCGAGCAAGTCGCGCGCGAGATGACGCGGGCCGGCCGTATCGCCTGGCGCAACCTCAGCCTGCGCGCGCGCCTCGCGCCGCCGGAAGAGGGCGGCAAGCCGCGCTGGTGCATCGCGCGGCCCGATGTCTTCTCGATCCGCAACACCAGCGTCGAAGCGTATGCGCAGCCGATCGTCCACGAGATCAAGGTGCGCCGGGCCGACCTGCTGGGCGACCTGAAAAAGCCCGACAAGCGCGCCGCTTACCTCGACCTCGGTGGCGAGTGCTGGTACGTGCTGGGCTGCGATGCGCGCGGTCGGCCGATCGGCGCGCCCGACGAGATTCCCCCGGAGTGCGGCGTGCTCATTTCCGAAGCGGGCCGCCTGGTCGTGGCCCGCGCCGCGGTGCACCGCGCCTTGCCACGCCTGCCGTTTGCGGTCTGGATGGCGCTTGCCAAGGCCCAGCCGGTGGCCGGCTTCGAGGAGGACGTGCAGATTCCGCTATCGACGGCGACCGGACCTGCACCTGAATGACGCCGGGTTTCGAGTGGACCGTTTCCGTCAAGGCGCTCTGCGCGTTCGGTGCCAAGGCCGGGGATCTCGATCTGCGATTCGTGCCGGCGCCCAGCGCACAGGAAGGCGTGGCCGGGCACAGCCTGGTGCAGTCGCGGCGCGAGGATGACTACCAGAGCGAGGTCTCGCTCCAGACGATCTTCGAAGGGCTGCGCGTTCGCGGCCGCGCGGACGGCTACCACCCGAAGCGCCATCGCGTGGAAGAGATCAAGACCTTTCGCGGCGACTTCGAACGCATCAAGGGCAACCACCGCGCGCTGCATTGGGCGCAGGCCAAGACCTACGGCGCGATGCTGTGCGATCTGCACGGGCTGCCGGCCCTCATGGTGGCGCTCGTGTACCTCGACCTCGACAGCGGCGAAGAAACAGTGCTCGAAGAACACTGCACCCGCGAGGCGTTGCGCGAGGGCTTCGAAGCGCTGTGCGGCCGCTTCGCGCTGTGGGCGCGGCAGGAGGCGCGACATCGGGCTGCGCTCGCATCGGCGTTCGATGCGCTGGGCTTCCCGCACGCGGGCGGTTTTCGTGCCGGACAGCGCGAGCTGGCCGAAGGCGTGTTTCGCGCCGCCGCGTCGCGGCGCTGCCTGGTCGCGCAGGCGCCGACGGGCATCGGAAAGACCGTCGCGACGATCTTTCCGTTGCTCAAGGGCTGGACCGCGCGGCAGACCGACAAGATCTTTTTCCTGACGGCCAAGACCTCCGGCCGCGGGGTGGCGCTCGAATCGCTGCGCGTGCTCGGCGAAGGCTGTGCATCGTTGCGCGTGGTGGAGCTGGTCGCGCGCGAGAAGGTGTGCGAATACCCCGGCCGTGCCTGCAATGGCGATGCGTGCCCGCTGGCCCAGGGCTTCTACGACCGCTTGCCGGTCGCGCGGCAGCACGCCGTCGAGCGGTCGTGGCTCGGTCGCGAAGCGATCCGCGAAGTGGCCCTCGCAAACGCGGTTTGCCCGTACTTTCTCGCGCAGGAAATGGTGCGCTGGAGCGACGTGGTGGTCGCCGACTACAACTACTACTTCGACGGCAGCGCGATGCTCTACGCGCTCACGAAAGACGAGGACTGGAAGGTCGCGGTGCTCGTCGACGAGGCGCACAACCTGCTGGAGCGCGCGCGCGGCATGTACTCGGCCGAGCTCGACGAGGCGGCGCTCGATGCTGCACGCCGGGTCGCGCCCGGCACCCTCCGGCGCGTCATCGGCCATCTGCATCGCGAGTGGCGCGCGGTGCAGGCTTTGCAGACCGCGCCCTACGTTCCGGCCAACGCGGTGCCCGAAGCGTTCCAACGCGCCTTGCAGGACACCGTCGCCGTGCTGGCCGAGCATTTCGCGGCCTTTCCCGATGCGGCGCACGGCCCCTTGCAGGCGTTCTTCTTCGACGTGCTGCACTTTTCGCGGCTGTCGGATTCCTTCGCGAACCATTCGGTCTTCGAGAGCCGCGTGGGCGAGGAAGGCAAGGACCACCTGGCGATCCGCAACCTGATCCCCGCCACCTTCTTGCGACCGCGTTTCGAGGCGTCGATGTCGACCGTGTGTTTCTCGGGAACCATCGCGCCGTTCCGCTTCTATTGCGACGCGCTGGGCTTGCCCGAAAACACAGTCGGCCTCGAGGTGGGCTCGCCGTTTCGCACGCAACAGCTCAGGGTGCAGGTCGCCATGAACGTGTCGACGCGCTGGCGCGACCGCGCCGGTTCGCTGGACCGCATCACCGACATCATCGGCGCACAGTTCGCGGAGCGGCCCGGCAACTACCTCGCTTTTTTCAGCAGCTTCGACTACCTCGACGCGGCGCGCGATGCGCTCGCACGGCGCCATCCAAACGTGCCGGTGTGGACGCAGTCGCGCGGCATGCGCGAGCCCGAGCGCGAAGCGTTCGTCGCGCGCTTCGCAGCCGAAGGGCAGGGCGTCGGATTCGCGGTGCTGGGCGGCGCGTTCGGCGAGGGCATCGACTTGCCCGGCGACCAGCTGATCGGCGCGTTCGTCGCCAGCCTCGGCCTGCCGCAGCACAACGAGATGAACGAAGTCATGCGCGAGCGCATGGACGCGACCTTTGGACAGGGCTATGAGTACACCTATCTCTATCCGGGGCTGCGCAAGGTGGTGCAGGCGGCCGGCCGGGTGATCCGCACCGAGGCAGACGCCGGGGTGCTGCACCTGCTGGACGACCGCTTCGCGAGGCCCGAAATCCGCAGCCTGCTGCCGCCGTGGTGGCACCTGCAGCTGGCTGGCGAAAAAACCTCAGGTGCCGCGGCGTAGGAGGGCACGCTGATCGTCGTTCATGGCGATGATCAGCAGGCGGGACAGGCGCCGCAACTCGCCCGTGGCGCACGACTCGCCATCGCGCGGCATCCGCATCTCTTCGCTCAGCGCTCCGGGCACATTGCGCGCGCTGTGAATGGCTCAGGCCCCGCATTCTTCCATCGCCTGGAACTGCGATTCGCGCGTCAGCGTCCTGGCCAGCAAGCGGAGTGCGCCGGCGAACGCACTGGTCGCCTCCGACAAGGTCGCGCCGCGGCGGTAGGCCAGCCCGAGGTCCATCGACGGCACGGCGGTCGACGTGGCCGTGCGGCGGATGCGTCCGCCGTCGTGCGACCACGG
Proteins encoded:
- a CDS encoding ATP-dependent DNA helicase, translated to MTPGFEWTVSVKALCAFGAKAGDLDLRFVPAPSAQEGVAGHSLVQSRREDDYQSEVSLQTIFEGLRVRGRADGYHPKRHRVEEIKTFRGDFERIKGNHRALHWAQAKTYGAMLCDLHGLPALMVALVYLDLDSGEETVLEEHCTREALREGFEALCGRFALWARQEARHRAALASAFDALGFPHAGGFRAGQRELAEGVFRAAASRRCLVAQAPTGIGKTVATIFPLLKGWTARQTDKIFFLTAKTSGRGVALESLRVLGEGCASLRVVELVAREKVCEYPGRACNGDACPLAQGFYDRLPVARQHAVERSWLGREAIREVALANAVCPYFLAQEMVRWSDVVVADYNYYFDGSAMLYALTKDEDWKVAVLVDEAHNLLERARGMYSAELDEAALDAARRVAPGTLRRVIGHLHREWRAVQALQTAPYVPANAVPEAFQRALQDTVAVLAEHFAAFPDAAHGPLQAFFFDVLHFSRLSDSFANHSVFESRVGEEGKDHLAIRNLIPATFLRPRFEASMSTVCFSGTIAPFRFYCDALGLPENTVGLEVGSPFRTQQLRVQVAMNVSTRWRDRAGSLDRITDIIGAQFAERPGNYLAFFSSFDYLDAARDALARRHPNVPVWTQSRGMREPEREAFVARFAAEGQGVGFAVLGGAFGEGIDLPGDQLIGAFVASLGLPQHNEMNEVMRERMDATFGQGYEYTYLYPGLRKVVQAAGRVIRTEADAGVLHLLDDRFARPEIRSLLPPWWHLQLAGEKTSGAAA
- a CDS encoding error-prone DNA polymerase → MPELSDKQLAARQPSKLHVLPVREPVLVPPARLPDYAELHCLSNFSFQRGASHPEELVARAYQLGYRAVAITDECSVAGIVRAHLAKREHEEALNEFERDHPDEPRQSRNPDLRVLFGSEFDFGRFRLVAIAHDLEGWGNLCEFITAARTTEAPKGEYQVDWEASDVASLQRCEVLFVPRRHPGMAMDMEATRADVEKAVALFASQLWIAVELLDELDDDLWLAALQTLAAQTGVPLVASGDVHMHLRSRKPLQDVVTAIREGRPVADCGFALQPNAERHLRSRRRLADLYPPDMLANTLVVMERCRFDPDVIRTTYKYPLELVGGGETPTETLVRRTWEGAAGRYPAGIPDKVRRQLHHELDLIAELEYEMFFLTVEDIVRFAREKKILCQGRGSSANSAVCYCLGITAINPMVGNMLFERFLSRERKEAPDIDVDFEHQRREEVIQYIYNKYGRERAAIAAVVIRYRTRSALRDVGRALGIDERLIDAFASDHHWFDTDILDTRLEEAMAVASVRESTLRLRQWLALTQQIKGFPRHLSQHVGGFVLTQTKLTRLVPVEKASMKDRSVIQWEKDDLEAMGMLKVDVLALGMLSAIRRSLDFVNQWRGSTLEMHQVPDDDAEVYDMICDADTVGVFQIESRAQMSMLPRLQPRVYYDLVVEVAIVRPGPIQGGMVHPYLKNREKERKGIAIEYRYPALKVALGRTLGVPIFQEQVMQIAMIAASFTPDQADRLRRAMAAWKRSGGIDKFKKQLVEGMIENGYDRPFSEAIFKQCEGFGEYGFPESHAASFALLVVVSCWLKYHEPACFLAAMLDSQPMGFYSPSQLLQDARRHGVEVRPVDVTVSELDCTIEARSAGEPDVDPRFLNRSGRPDQPAVRLGLRRIVGLSEAGAERLLEARGQAPFTSTEDLAVRAGLEGKDMAALAGADALMALSGHRRQQVWDATAQRRSPALLKGVPILEHALQLPAAPEGEEIVGDYASLRLTLRSHPLKLLRPRLARMKLLSANELLALPHGVTARACGIVMGRQRPQTAKGTIFVTLEDETGNVNVIVWNSVVEAWRGPLLQSHLLAVQGTWQRDTATGGKVCHLVATGFKDLTPLMGRLAHNHTSRDFH